Proteins from a genomic interval of Spirochaetia bacterium 38H-sp:
- a CDS encoding SDR family NAD(P)-dependent oxidoreductase, producing MNILITGARRGLGLSLVSYFLKKGYNVYNIIRSDSYSLDNLKKEYSDSLFLYYGDVTKEEALTDIVFSLKKDTDSLDILINNAAVHFEQNAPDIDELDFSIYAPTFEVNSIAPLKVIKNFLPFLRRGKKKWIANISSEAGSIANCWREAEFSYCMSKAALNMATAILRNRLSKEGFTVCAIHPGWFSSDMGGSEAPISPYDAAEKVGNIILSLDTRPAYVDLEGNEMSW from the coding sequence ATGAATATTCTTATCACTGGAGCCAGAAGGGGCTTGGGGCTATCTCTTGTATCTTATTTTTTAAAAAAAGGATATAATGTATACAATATAATTAGAAGTGATTCCTATTCTTTGGATAACTTAAAGAAAGAGTATTCTGATTCTCTTTTCTTGTATTATGGAGACGTGACAAAGGAAGAAGCGCTTACTGATATTGTTTTTTCTCTTAAAAAAGATACTGATTCTTTGGATATTCTTATTAACAATGCTGCTGTACATTTTGAACAAAATGCTCCGGATATAGATGAGCTCGATTTTTCTATATATGCACCTACTTTTGAGGTAAACAGTATAGCTCCTTTAAAAGTAATAAAAAATTTCCTTCCGTTTTTAAGACGAGGTAAGAAAAAATGGATAGCAAATATTTCGTCAGAGGCAGGTTCCATTGCTAATTGTTGGAGAGAAGCGGAGTTCTCATATTGCATGTCAAAAGCGGCTCTTAATATGGCTACTGCCATATTAAGAAACAGATTGTCCAAAGAAGGTTTTACAGTGTGTGCTATTCATCCTGGATGGTTTAGCTCTGATATGGGTGGTTCTGAGGCTCCCATAAGTCCTTATGATGCCGCAGAAAAAGTAGGTAATATAATACTATCGCTTGATACCAGACCAGCATATGTTGATCTTGAAGGAAATGAAATGAGTTGGTAG
- a CDS encoding non-heme iron oxygenase ferredoxin subunit, whose amino-acid sequence MAKWYKTIKADSFDKSTGVMCGKNKIALFKLDGEVFALDDVCSHEYSLLSEGMVWKEHVYCPKHGSRFDIKTGRVLDFPATKNVKKYDVKIEDGYVYVKV is encoded by the coding sequence GTGGCTAAGTGGTATAAGACTATCAAGGCAGATTCCTTTGATAAAAGCACAGGTGTTATGTGTGGAAAAAATAAGATAGCTTTGTTTAAGCTTGATGGAGAGGTCTTTGCTCTGGATGATGTATGCTCTCATGAATATAGTCTGCTTTCGGAAGGAATGGTGTGGAAGGAGCATGTGTATTGTCCCAAGCATGGTTCTCGCTTTGATATAAAGACAGGCAGGGTATTGGATTTTCCTGCCACAAAGAATGTTAAAAAATACGATGTTAAGATAGAAGATGGGTATGTCTATGTCAAAGTATAA
- the sufU gene encoding Fe-S cluster assembly sulfur transfer protein SufU — MQFNDLYQEILLDHYKHPRNRRDLSHIPDSHLHNNPTCGDSVKLEVDVKDGIIEKVYFDGHGCAIDMASASIMTDIVKGKSKEEAISFVENVLAVLRGESKEPLDNYGDLVVFSGLRDYPVRVKCATLPWHALLAELKSLK, encoded by the coding sequence ATGCAGTTTAATGATCTTTATCAGGAGATACTTCTTGATCATTATAAACATCCGCGGAATAGAAGGGATTTATCACATATTCCTGATTCTCATCTTCATAATAACCCGACATGTGGAGATTCTGTAAAACTTGAGGTTGATGTAAAAGACGGAATAATAGAAAAGGTGTATTTTGACGGTCATGGATGTGCCATAGATATGGCTTCTGCTTCTATTATGACAGATATAGTAAAGGGGAAGAGCAAAGAAGAAGCCATATCTTTTGTAGAGAACGTATTGGCTGTATTGCGAGGTGAGAGCAAGGAGCCTCTGGATAACTACGGAGATCTTGTTGTTTTCTCCGGTTTGCGCGATTATCCTGTGAGAGTAAAGTGTGCTACATTGCCATGGCATGCCTTGCTTGCAGAGTTGAAATCGCTAAAATAA
- a CDS encoding cysteine desulfurase, whose product MSMSKYNNIAHIKEQFPVLKQTIHGNRLVYLDNAASTQRPIQVIESMTDYARNSHSNVHRGIHFLSEKATYLYEKSRERVAEFIGAKSDEIVFTRNATEAINLVARTWAEQNLSEGDIVLLSELEHHSNIVPWQLLSERKKIRLRFLPFNDIGKIDVSVLSDIWDESIKLVSVSLMSNVFGTIQPVEEIISYAHARGAIVMLDAAQAAAHMPLSVKALNCDFMAVSAHKIYGPTGIGFLWAKRDILEDMPPFLGGGDMILSVDLYSSSWNDIPHKFEAGTPNIEGAAGFAEAVSFISSLGFDTIIKHERVLTDYAIERLEDIEGLTVYGSKDSSHRGVISFYVDNIHPHDVAQILDSRGVAVRAGHHCAQPIMKRLSVPATVRASFAIYNTVEDIDVLVSAIKYAKEFF is encoded by the coding sequence ATGTCTATGTCAAAGTATAATAATATTGCACATATAAAAGAACAGTTTCCAGTATTAAAACAGACTATACATGGAAACCGCCTTGTATATCTGGATAATGCTGCATCAACTCAGAGGCCTATACAGGTAATAGAATCAATGACGGATTATGCAAGGAACAGTCATTCCAATGTGCATAGAGGCATACATTTTTTATCAGAAAAAGCTACTTATCTATATGAGAAATCCAGAGAGAGAGTAGCGGAGTTTATCGGTGCTAAATCAGACGAGATTGTTTTTACAAGAAATGCAACAGAGGCAATCAATCTTGTTGCAAGAACCTGGGCTGAGCAGAACTTATCAGAAGGTGATATTGTACTACTGTCCGAACTCGAACACCATAGTAATATAGTGCCTTGGCAGTTGCTTTCGGAAAGAAAAAAGATAAGACTCAGATTCCTTCCTTTTAATGATATAGGGAAAATCGATGTTTCTGTGCTGTCAGATATCTGGGATGAATCTATCAAGCTTGTTTCTGTAAGCCTTATGTCTAACGTCTTTGGCACCATTCAGCCGGTTGAAGAGATAATAAGCTATGCTCATGCAAGGGGTGCTATAGTGATGCTTGATGCCGCTCAGGCAGCAGCACATATGCCATTGTCAGTAAAGGCTCTTAATTGTGATTTTATGGCTGTTTCTGCACATAAGATCTACGGGCCTACGGGAATAGGTTTTCTTTGGGCAAAAAGGGACATACTGGAAGATATGCCCCCGTTTCTTGGCGGAGGTGACATGATATTATCCGTGGATTTATATTCTTCCTCATGGAATGATATACCTCATAAGTTTGAAGCAGGGACTCCCAATATAGAAGGGGCTGCGGGGTTTGCCGAGGCAGTTTCTTTTATTTCTTCTTTGGGCTTTGATACTATCATAAAACATGAGAGAGTGTTGACGGACTATGCAATAGAAAGGTTAGAAGATATAGAAGGGCTTACTGTCTACGGGAGTAAGGATTCTTCTCATAGAGGTGTTATTTCTTTTTATGTCGATAATATCCATCCTCACGACGTAGCTCAGATTTTGGACAGCAGAGGAGTAGCTGTAAGGGCTGGTCATCATTGTGCTCAGCCTATTATGAAGCGGCTTTCTGTCCCTGCTACTGTAAGAGCGAGTTTTGCAATATATAATACTGTAGAGGACATAGATGTTCTTGTTTCTGCAATAAAATATGCTAAGGAGTTCTTTTAA
- a CDS encoding DHH family phosphoesterase: MQAPNNVLEWIDNNSVFLILGHKDPDGDCVGSQLAITRFLNRIGKTAIPLSKGAFKTTEVKSYEKFFTKNITETELNRLQNPVIIVLDTSTQDRLGEFAYLTDRYPTLVIDHHIAGEDFGTLKWEEPSAPSTTYMVQSIIETKTGSISQEEAFFVFYGLATDTGFFRFLEEGSAHVFKSAARLVDAGISPRNLYLATQKGQTLKSRKWLGIMLSNMEILCDGKFVIFSETMTIRNEYPDGDRQTDLLYNIVLDTDQCEAIAAIREEPNGGCKVSMRSKKYLDVASIAKSFGGGGHKHAAGFETKAKLESIKKTIKSLFEQNCK, encoded by the coding sequence ATGCAGGCACCCAACAATGTGCTTGAATGGATAGATAATAATTCTGTTTTTTTAATATTGGGACATAAGGATCCGGATGGTGACTGTGTGGGTTCCCAGCTTGCCATAACCAGGTTTTTAAATAGGATAGGGAAAACTGCGATTCCTTTATCAAAAGGAGCCTTTAAAACCACAGAAGTAAAAAGCTACGAAAAATTTTTTACTAAGAATATAACAGAAACAGAACTCAATAGACTGCAAAACCCTGTAATAATAGTTTTGGACACATCCACACAGGATAGACTTGGAGAATTTGCTTACCTTACTGACAGATACCCTACTTTGGTAATAGACCATCACATAGCAGGAGAAGACTTTGGCACTTTAAAATGGGAAGAGCCTTCCGCACCTTCTACTACTTATATGGTACAAAGCATAATAGAAACAAAAACAGGTAGCATTTCACAAGAGGAAGCTTTCTTTGTATTTTATGGACTGGCAACAGATACCGGATTTTTCAGATTTTTGGAAGAAGGCAGTGCCCATGTCTTTAAGTCTGCAGCCAGATTGGTAGATGCCGGAATAAGCCCAAGGAATCTCTATCTTGCCACGCAGAAAGGTCAAACATTAAAATCAAGAAAATGGCTTGGGATAATGCTATCCAATATGGAAATATTGTGTGACGGAAAGTTTGTAATATTCTCAGAAACAATGACCATAAGAAATGAATATCCCGATGGAGACAGGCAGACAGACCTTCTATACAATATTGTATTGGATACAGATCAATGTGAAGCAATAGCTGCTATACGAGAAGAACCCAATGGCGGTTGTAAGGTTAGCATGAGGTCAAAAAAATATCTGGATGTAGCGAGTATAGCAAAATCATTCGGAGGAGGCGGTCACAAACATGCTGCAGGTTTTGAAACAAAAGCAAAATTGGAGAGTATAAAAAAAACAATAAAATCTCTATTCGAACAAAATTGTAAATAA